Within the Burkholderia ubonensis genome, the region CGCAGTCAGGCAGGACCTTCGACTGCGTGAGCCCGATCGACGGCCGCGTGCTCGCGAAGGTCGCCGATTGCGGCGACGCGGACGTGAACGCGGCCGTCGCGGCCGCGCGCCGCGCATTCGACGCGCAGAGGTGTGGGCGGGGCTGAACCCGCGGGCGCGCAAGGCGGTGCTGCTGCGCTGGGCCGCGCTGATGCGCGCGCATCTCGACGAGCTCGCGCTGCTTGAAACGCTCGACGCCGGCAAGCCGATCGGCGACACGACGACGGTCGACGTGCCGGGTGCCGCGTATTGCGTCGAATGGTTCGCCGAAGCGATCGACAAGGTCGGCGGCGAAGTCGTGCCGGCCGATCATCATCTGGTCGGGCTCGTCACGCGCGAGCCGGTCGGCGTCGTCGCGGCGGTCGTGCCGTGGAATTTCCCGATCCTGATGGCCGCATGGAAGTTCGGCCCCGCGCTCGCCGCCGGCAACAGCGTCGTGCTGAAGCCGTCGGAGAAGTCGCCGCTCACGGCGATCAAGGTCGCGCAGCTCGCGCACGAAGCCGGCATTCCGGCCGGCGTGTTCAACGTCGTGCCGGGCGCGGGCGAGCCGGGCAAGCTGCTCGCGCTGCATCGCGACGTCGATTGCATCGCGTTCACCGGCTCGACCGCGGTCGGCAAGCTGATCATGCAATACGCGGCGCAATCGAACCTGAAGCGCGTGTGGCTGGAGCTCGGCGGCAAGTCGCCGAACATCGTGCTGCCGGACTGCCCGGACCTCGATCGCGCGGCGCAGGCCGCGGCCGGCGCGATCTTCTACAACATGGGCGAAATGTGCACCGCGGGCTCGCGCCTGCTCGTGCATCGCGACATCAAGGACGTGTTCGTCGGGAAGCTCGTCGCGGCCGCGCGCGCGTACGTGCCCGGCAATCCGCTCGACCCCTCGGTGTCGATGGGCGCGATCGTCGACGGCATCCAGCTCGAGCGCGTGCTCGGCTACATCGACGCGGGGCGCCACGAAGGCCGCCTCGTGACGGGCGGTGCGCGCGTGATGCGGGAGACGGGCGGCTTCTACGTCGAGCCGACGGTGTTCGAGGTGAAGCCCGACGCGAGGATCGCGCGCGAGGAGATCTTCGGGCCGGTGCTGTCGGTGATCGCGTTCGACGACGTCGACGAAGCGGTGCGCATCGCCAACGATTCCGAGTACGGCCTCGCCGCGGCGCTGTGGACGTCGAACCTGACGACCGCGCACGAGGTGTCGCGACGCCTGCGCGCGGGCACCGTGTGGGTGAACTGCTACGACGAGGGTGGCGACATGAACTTCCCGTTCGGCGGCTACCGGCAGTCGGGCAACGGCCGCGACAAGTCGCTGCACGCGCTCGAGAAGTACACGGAGCTGAAGTCGACGCTCGTGCGCTTGCGGTGACGCCGGCCGCGCCGCCGGCTCCGCCGCTGCGCGGGAGCCGGCGGTGCGCGTTACGCGGCGCGCAGCGAGGGATGGAAGCCCGCGGCTTCGATGATCGACTGCACGCTCGCCGCGGATTGCGTCGAGTCGACCTTGACGGTCTTCGCCGAGACGTCGATGTCGAGCTTCGCGCCGGGATCGGCCGCGGTCACCGCGCGGGTGATCGCGTTCGCGCAGCCGCCGCAGGTCATGTCCTGAACTTCGAATTCCATGGTTCTCTCCTGAGTTGACGAACCCGCACAGCATGAAGCTTGCCACCGTGGG harbors:
- a CDS encoding heavy-metal-associated domain-containing protein, which encodes MEFEVQDMTCGGCANAITRAVTAADPGAKLDIDVSAKTVKVDSTQSAASVQSIIEAAGFHPSLRAA